The Claveliimonas bilis genome window below encodes:
- a CDS encoding LacI family DNA-binding transcriptional regulator produces the protein MATIQDIADKLGISKGTVSKALNGATDISETLQKNVLETAVELGYTKIRRPGGVRRLCILIENMDYENPHDFGYEIILGFRQMAEPAGYSVDIIPVTEKLQKSYSYDTFMLKHDYLGSFILGFSLSDPWMKDFHTSHTATVLYDNYIMANPHIGYVGIDNGEGMELAVSHLKQKGHKKIGYLSHALGSHIMQVRHKAFFSALRQNGLKSDPTYAGSSYYITQCMEKHLPRLLNLGVTAIICSHDLIANAAMIQCQQMGYRIPDDISIIGFDDLPICAYTAPPLTTVRQERIQLGKSGYYALESLMNGIAIGTLLLHASLIVRNSTGPAKVPLDANTPDLNSTVHSSF, from the coding sequence ATGGCTACAATACAGGATATTGCTGATAAACTGGGGATTTCCAAGGGTACTGTCTCCAAAGCGCTCAATGGGGCAACTGACATCAGCGAAACTTTACAAAAAAATGTACTTGAAACAGCTGTAGAATTGGGATATACAAAAATACGGCGTCCCGGAGGGGTACGCCGACTTTGTATTCTGATTGAAAATATGGATTATGAGAACCCTCACGATTTTGGGTATGAGATTATCTTAGGATTCCGGCAGATGGCGGAACCGGCCGGCTATTCAGTAGACATTATTCCGGTAACGGAAAAACTGCAGAAATCTTATTCTTATGATACGTTTATGCTGAAGCATGACTATCTTGGCTCCTTCATCCTGGGCTTTTCTTTAAGCGACCCCTGGATGAAAGACTTCCACACAAGCCACACTGCCACCGTCCTTTACGACAACTATATTATGGCAAATCCCCATATCGGATATGTAGGGATCGACAATGGCGAGGGGATGGAGCTGGCTGTCTCTCACTTAAAACAAAAGGGGCATAAAAAAATCGGCTATCTAAGCCACGCCCTTGGCTCGCACATTATGCAGGTCCGCCACAAAGCTTTCTTTTCGGCACTTCGCCAAAATGGCCTGAAAAGCGATCCTACCTATGCCGGGAGCTCCTACTATATTACCCAGTGCATGGAGAAACATCTTCCCCGGCTTTTAAATCTCGGGGTTACCGCCATCATATGCAGCCACGATCTTATTGCCAATGCTGCTATGATCCAGTGCCAGCAGATGGGATACCGCATTCCGGACGATATTAGTATCATCGGATTTGACGATCTTCCCATCTGCGCCTACACCGCCCCTCCTCTCACAACCGTGCGCCAGGAACGGATCCAGCTTGGCAAAAGCGGATACTATGCACTGGAAAGCCTGATGAATGGAATTGCTATCGGAACTCTTCTCCTCCATGCAAGTCTGATTGTCAGAAATTCCACCGGCCCTGCCAAAGTGCCGCTTGATGCTAACACACCTGATCTTAACAGTACAGTTCATTCCTCTTTCTGA
- a CDS encoding EFR1 family ferrodoxin (N-terminal region resembles flavodoxins. C-terminal ferrodoxin region binds two 4Fe-4S clusters.): MKGRQIIFSPTGGTKKVADLLAGEWNLKREAVDLTDPSVDFGSISVEKEELTLIAVPSYGGRVPALAAKRFRQIKGNGARCVIVCVYGNRAYEDTLTELEDLAEECGFEVIAAVAAIAEHSIMHQYATGRPDREDEQELKEFAEKIWKKFQEEQSKGQIWEQEKRKISDFKVPGNRPYKESAPVPMVPKAEDGCNQCGICAKKCPAEAISLNHVQEADEKKCISCMRCVVVCPAGARKINAAAAAAVAQKIEKACSVRKRNELYC, from the coding sequence ATGAAGGGAAGACAAATAATTTTCAGCCCTACAGGAGGAACGAAAAAAGTAGCGGATCTTCTTGCAGGAGAATGGAATCTGAAAAGAGAGGCGGTCGATCTGACAGATCCTTCTGTGGATTTTGGAAGTATTTCCGTGGAAAAAGAAGAGCTGACGCTTATTGCGGTGCCGTCCTATGGCGGACGTGTTCCAGCGCTTGCAGCAAAACGGTTCCGTCAGATCAAAGGAAATGGGGCAAGGTGTGTGATTGTCTGTGTGTACGGCAACAGAGCCTATGAAGATACTTTGACAGAGCTTGAGGATCTGGCGGAAGAATGCGGATTTGAGGTTATAGCGGCAGTAGCTGCCATTGCAGAGCATTCTATTATGCATCAATATGCGACAGGCAGACCGGACAGAGAAGATGAACAGGAATTGAAGGAATTTGCAGAAAAAATCTGGAAGAAGTTTCAAGAAGAGCAGAGTAAAGGGCAAATATGGGAGCAAGAAAAGAGAAAAATATCAGACTTTAAAGTGCCGGGGAACCGTCCTTACAAAGAATCTGCCCCTGTGCCTATGGTGCCGAAAGCAGAGGATGGATGCAACCAATGCGGAATCTGTGCGAAGAAATGTCCTGCAGAGGCAATTTCTCTCAATCATGTACAGGAAGCAGATGAGAAAAAGTGCATTTCCTGTATGCGCTGTGTGGTTGTATGCCCTGCCGGGGCAAGAAAAATAAATGCAGCGGCAGCAGCTGCCGTTGCACAGAAGATCGAAAAGGCCTGCTCTGTCAGAAAGAGGAATGAACTGTACTGTTAA
- a CDS encoding uridine kinase family protein, giving the protein MDWMSKVLSGTKDLLKCKDHVLVGIDGRCAAGKTTFAAGLQRKEGCSVIHMDDFFLRPEQRTRERLECPGGNVDYERFREEVMEPLIKGEKCFYRPYDCHLQTFGKAKCIEPGRLTVVEGSYSCHPALWNYYDLHVFMTIDPALQIQRIEKRNREKVRDFREKWIPLEEKYFSACRTEEMCEIKISDFILNETNCEEGKEE; this is encoded by the coding sequence ATGGACTGGATGAGCAAAGTGCTCTCGGGAACAAAAGATCTGCTGAAATGCAAGGATCATGTCCTGGTGGGGATAGATGGCAGGTGTGCGGCCGGAAAGACTACATTTGCGGCCGGGCTGCAGCGAAAAGAAGGCTGCAGTGTGATTCATATGGATGACTTTTTTCTGCGTCCGGAACAAAGGACGCGAGAACGATTAGAGTGTCCGGGCGGAAATGTGGACTATGAACGTTTTCGGGAAGAGGTTATGGAACCGCTGATAAAAGGTGAAAAATGTTTTTACAGACCTTACGACTGTCATCTGCAGACGTTTGGAAAGGCAAAATGCATAGAACCGGGACGGCTGACGGTCGTGGAAGGATCTTATAGCTGTCATCCTGCTTTGTGGAACTATTATGACCTCCATGTTTTTATGACAATTGATCCGGCTTTGCAGATACAGAGGATTGAAAAACGGAATAGAGAAAAGGTCAGAGATTTTCGGGAAAAATGGATTCCTTTGGAGGAAAAGTACTTTTCTGCATGCAGAACAGAAGAAATGTGCGAGATAAAAATTTCTGATTTTATTTTGAATGAAACAAATTGCGAAGAAGGAAAGGAAGAGTAA
- a CDS encoding methylated-DNA--[protein]-cysteine S-methyltransferase, which produces MQYISHYRSPLGDILLAADQNCLTGLWFEGQKYFALHLDKEREEKEIPVFEKTKEWLDIYFSGKEPDFTVPLRFIGTDFQKEVWKILCSIPYGQTMTYGEIAGKLAEKRGKKSMSAQAVGGAVGHNRISILVPCHRVVGSDGSLTGYAGGIEKKVKLLTLEKADMKSFFLPDKGTL; this is translated from the coding sequence ATGCAGTACATCAGTCATTACAGATCGCCGCTGGGTGATATTCTTCTGGCGGCAGATCAAAACTGCCTGACAGGATTGTGGTTTGAGGGACAGAAATATTTTGCCCTTCATCTGGATAAAGAAAGGGAAGAAAAAGAAATTCCGGTCTTTGAGAAAACGAAGGAGTGGCTTGATATTTACTTTTCCGGGAAGGAGCCTGACTTCACAGTGCCTCTTCGTTTTATTGGGACGGATTTCCAGAAGGAAGTGTGGAAGATCCTCTGTTCTATTCCATATGGACAGACCATGACTTATGGGGAGATTGCAGGAAAGCTTGCTGAAAAAAGAGGAAAAAAGAGCATGTCAGCCCAGGCGGTAGGCGGCGCTGTGGGACATAACAGAATTTCCATTCTTGTTCCCTGCCACCGGGTTGTGGGAAGCGACGGAAGCCTGACGGGATATGCAGGCGGGATTGAGAAAAAAGTGAAACTGCTGACATTGGAGAAGGCGGATATGAAGTCTTTCTTCCTCCCAGATAAAGGAACGCTATAA
- a CDS encoding DNA-3-methyladenine glycosylase family protein: MIVLLIIRKCRRKGGTPVYFSYGKTEVEYLKSRDKILGEIIDKIGPVERKVDTDLFSSVVHHIIGQQISTKAQETIWKRMQDGLGSVNAESIAAADVSALQSFGITFRKAEYIKDFAKKVESGEFDLDSISHMSDEEAVRRLASLKGIGVWTAEMILLFCLQRPDIFSYDDLAILRGLRMVYHHRKIDRKLFEKYRRRFSPCCSVASLYLWAVAGGAIPGMKDYAPKRK; encoded by the coding sequence ATGATAGTATTATTAATAATAAGAAAATGCAGGAGAAAAGGAGGAACACCGGTGTATTTCTCGTATGGTAAAACCGAAGTGGAATACCTGAAAAGCAGAGACAAAATTCTAGGTGAGATCATAGATAAGATCGGCCCCGTTGAGCGTAAAGTGGATACGGATTTATTTTCATCTGTCGTTCATCATATTATCGGACAGCAGATTTCCACAAAAGCCCAGGAGACGATCTGGAAACGAATGCAGGATGGACTTGGCAGTGTTAATGCAGAAAGCATTGCGGCGGCGGATGTTTCCGCTCTGCAGTCTTTTGGGATCACATTCCGTAAAGCGGAATATATCAAAGATTTTGCCAAAAAGGTAGAGAGCGGGGAATTTGATCTGGACAGTATTTCTCACATGTCCGATGAGGAGGCAGTCAGGCGGCTGGCATCTCTGAAAGGGATCGGTGTGTGGACAGCAGAAATGATCCTCCTATTCTGTCTCCAGCGTCCTGATATTTTCAGCTATGATGATCTGGCGATCCTAAGGGGGCTGCGAATGGTCTATCATCACAGAAAAATAGATAGGAAGCTATTTGAAAAATACCGCAGACGATTCAGTCCCTGCTGCAGCGTTGCAAGCCTTTACCTCTGGGCTGTAGCAGGAGGCGCTATACCTGGTATGAAGGACTATGCGCCAAAAAGGAAATGA
- a CDS encoding BlaI/MecI/CopY family transcriptional regulator — MSALPQISEAEFEVMKVIWKFAPISTNEITDRLLKTTSWSAKTIQTLIKRLVTKGALTYEKQGRVFVYTPLVEENEYINQQSNSFLNRFYDGNISAMLSSYLENNQLSETELRNLRSILSKDSD, encoded by the coding sequence ATGTCTGCTTTACCACAGATCTCTGAAGCTGAGTTTGAAGTTATGAAGGTTATATGGAAATTTGCTCCCATCAGCACAAATGAAATAACAGATCGCCTATTGAAGACTACTTCGTGGAGTGCGAAAACAATCCAGACTCTTATAAAACGTCTTGTGACAAAAGGCGCTTTGACTTATGAAAAACAGGGGCGTGTATTTGTTTATACTCCTCTCGTAGAAGAAAACGAATATATCAATCAGCAGAGCAATTCGTTCCTGAACCGTTTCTATGATGGAAACATCAGCGCAATGCTTTCATCATATTTGGAAAACAATCAACTGTCAGAAACAGAACTCCGCAATTTACGTTCCATCCTTTCCAAAGACTCTGATTAA
- a CDS encoding flavin reductase family protein, which yields MRFQVSGGIITTDNLLRNKAFTVSVGDVEHMAACDYVGMVSANKEENKMEKAGFTTTKSEFVNAPVINELPLTLECELTDVIGGSKIFGKIVNVSIDEKVLGEDGELSLEKFSPITYDTVHYGYYRLGERVGNAFKDGNALK from the coding sequence GTGCGTTTCCAAGTTTCAGGAGGTATCATAACAACGGATAATCTTCTCCGGAATAAGGCGTTCACTGTCAGCGTGGGAGATGTGGAACATATGGCTGCCTGTGACTACGTGGGGATGGTTTCTGCAAATAAGGAAGAGAATAAGATGGAGAAAGCAGGATTTACAACCACAAAAAGTGAGTTTGTCAATGCGCCGGTGATCAATGAACTTCCTCTTACATTGGAATGTGAGCTGACGGATGTGATCGGCGGGTCCAAAATTTTTGGAAAGATTGTCAATGTGAGCATTGATGAAAAGGTTCTTGGGGAGGATGGGGAATTGAGTCTGGAAAAGTTCAGTCCCATTACTTACGATACAGTGCATTACGGATATTACAGGCTGGGAGAGAGAGTCGGAAATGCCTTTAAAGACGGAAATGCACTGAAATAG
- a CDS encoding EFR1 family ferrodoxin (N-terminal region resembles flavodoxins. C-terminal ferrodoxin region binds two 4Fe-4S clusters.) produces the protein MIFYFTGTGNSLYAAKQIGGELISIPQAIHRKEQSWRAEEIGIVCPVYGHEMPAMVKGFLKKAEFQTEYFFLILTYGNIHGGAAELAQQELKRCGKRADYINTLKMIDNFLPSFDMEEQIASEHGKQIEKHLSRICSDIKKRIHWIQPATEEDRLWHQKYLEYQKSVPTEQWKHIYQVTEECIGCGICTRVCPAGCIELKKQRAVHIMKNCQMCMACIHHCPENAIRLTIPEKNPAARYHNEHVRLTEIVKANHQDAMQ, from the coding sequence ATGATCTTCTATTTTACCGGAACAGGAAACAGTCTCTATGCAGCGAAACAGATTGGAGGAGAGTTGATAAGCATTCCCCAGGCAATTCACAGGAAAGAGCAGAGCTGGAGGGCAGAGGAGATTGGGATTGTCTGTCCTGTGTATGGACATGAAATGCCTGCTATGGTAAAAGGATTTTTAAAAAAGGCAGAATTTCAGACAGAGTACTTTTTTCTGATCCTGACTTATGGAAATATACATGGCGGCGCTGCAGAGCTGGCACAGCAGGAACTGAAACGATGCGGGAAAAGGGCAGACTATATAAACACTCTGAAGATGATAGATAATTTTCTGCCATCTTTTGATATGGAAGAGCAGATCGCATCTGAGCATGGAAAACAGATTGAGAAACATCTAAGCCGGATATGTTCAGACATTAAGAAGCGTATACATTGGATACAGCCGGCCACAGAAGAAGACCGGCTGTGGCATCAGAAATATCTGGAATATCAAAAGTCCGTCCCGACAGAGCAGTGGAAACACATTTATCAGGTGACAGAGGAATGCATCGGCTGCGGAATCTGTACACGGGTCTGTCCGGCGGGATGTATTGAACTGAAAAAACAGAGGGCAGTCCACATAATGAAAAATTGTCAGATGTGTATGGCATGCATCCACCACTGTCCGGAAAACGCCATCCGTTTGACAATCCCGGAAAAGAACCCGGCGGCCCGATATCACAACGAACATGTCCGCCTTACAGAGATCGTAAAGGCGAATCATCAGGATGCAATGCAGTAA
- a CDS encoding aldo/keto reductase: protein MEYVTLNNGVKMPKEGFGVFQVPDPAQCEQAVLDAIASGYRLIDTAAAYMNEEAVGEAIAKCGVPREELFITTKLWVQDAGYEEAKKAIRTSLDKLGLDYLDLYLIHQPMGDYVGAYRAMEEAYKEGTLKAIGVCNFYPARLADLCETVDVIPAVNQVELHPFFQQENALALMNEYGVIPEAWGPFAEGNHGIFTHPVLSKIGEKYGKSAAQVALRWNVQRGVVVIPKSVHKDRMEQNIAIWDFKLSDEDMAKIAELDLGHSEIVNHDDPAFTKMLHSLKVHD, encoded by the coding sequence ATGGAATATGTAACATTAAATAATGGAGTAAAGATGCCTAAGGAAGGATTTGGAGTATTTCAGGTGCCGGATCCGGCGCAGTGTGAGCAGGCGGTTCTTGATGCCATCGCAAGCGGCTACCGTCTGATCGATACAGCAGCTGCATACATGAATGAGGAGGCAGTCGGGGAAGCCATTGCAAAGTGCGGCGTGCCGAGAGAAGAGCTGTTCATTACCACAAAGCTCTGGGTACAGGATGCAGGTTATGAAGAGGCAAAGAAAGCTATCCGGACATCTCTTGACAAATTGGGACTTGACTATCTTGATCTGTATCTGATCCATCAGCCCATGGGTGATTATGTAGGAGCATACCGGGCAATGGAAGAGGCGTATAAAGAAGGCACATTAAAGGCTATCGGCGTTTGCAACTTCTATCCGGCACGCCTTGCGGATCTGTGTGAGACTGTGGACGTGATCCCGGCAGTAAATCAGGTGGAACTGCATCCTTTCTTCCAACAGGAAAATGCACTTGCCCTGATGAATGAGTATGGCGTGATTCCGGAGGCATGGGGACCTTTTGCAGAAGGAAATCATGGGATTTTTACCCATCCGGTGCTCTCTAAGATTGGCGAAAAGTATGGAAAGAGCGCTGCTCAGGTAGCTCTTCGCTGGAATGTGCAAAGAGGCGTAGTGGTAATTCCGAAGTCTGTGCATAAGGACCGTATGGAGCAGAATATAGCTATATGGGATTTTAAATTAAGTGACGAGGACATGGCAAAGATCGCCGAACTGGATTTGGGTCACAGTGAGATTGTCAACCACGATGATCCTGCATTTACTAAAATGCTTCATAGTCTGAAAGTTCACGATTAA
- a CDS encoding LysR family transcriptional regulator, translating into MIEHEHLRHLEAFARYGTLSKAAEELHISQPTLTRSMQKLEDEIGVPLFLRTKNHLEFNANGELAADYARRILEQTDSMVERVRALDRAGRTISIGSCAPMPMLTAVRNATHLYPEMTISSECRDCEPLIEGLRSELYQIIILPYRPEDKDLYIQKTETETLFFAVPSGHRFAGSNGIYMKEMDGENMLLYSDIGFWHSLPREKMPHSRFLVQTDRFAFEELMSSSILPCFVSDIALADNWNSADRVLVPILDPEAKVTYHMVCLKKTLSKVRKLFLSVI; encoded by the coding sequence ATGATCGAACACGAACATCTAAGACATCTTGAGGCTTTTGCCCGATACGGCACACTTTCGAAAGCTGCTGAAGAACTGCATATTTCCCAGCCCACTCTGACTCGTTCCATGCAGAAACTGGAAGATGAAATTGGCGTACCGCTGTTTTTACGCACAAAGAACCATCTGGAATTCAATGCCAACGGAGAGTTGGCTGCAGATTATGCAAGGCGAATACTAGAGCAAACTGACAGTATGGTAGAAAGGGTTCGGGCACTGGATCGTGCCGGGCGTACGATCTCCATTGGCTCCTGCGCTCCTATGCCTATGCTCACAGCGGTCCGGAATGCAACACATCTGTATCCTGAGATGACCATTTCTTCTGAATGCCGGGATTGTGAACCTTTAATCGAGGGACTCCGTTCTGAACTCTATCAGATTATTATCCTGCCCTATCGTCCGGAAGATAAAGATCTGTATATACAGAAAACAGAAACGGAAACTCTTTTTTTCGCCGTCCCTTCCGGGCATCGATTTGCTGGCAGCAATGGAATCTATATGAAAGAAATGGATGGAGAAAATATGCTTCTGTATTCAGATATAGGATTCTGGCATAGTCTGCCGCGGGAAAAAATGCCGCATTCCCGCTTTCTGGTGCAGACCGACCGATTCGCCTTTGAAGAGCTGATGTCTTCCTCCATCCTTCCATGTTTTGTATCCGATATAGCTCTTGCGGATAACTGGAACTCTGCAGACCGTGTTCTTGTCCCGATACTTGATCCGGAGGCAAAGGTTACTTATCATATGGTATGCCTGAAAAAAACTCTTTCGAAAGTTCGGAAATTATTTTTATCTGTAATCTGA